In the genome of Candidatus Pristimantibacillus lignocellulolyticus, the window TTAGCTCCGTTTGCTCTTCTTGCTCACTCGATTGTTCCTCAGCAACACGCTCACCACGATCGATGATTGTTAACTGAACTTTACATTGATCCAATGAAATTGGTGCTTCATAATAAGTTGCACCATGAACTAGTTCTGCACGCTCGTCATATTCCATCTCAGCAACTTTTTCTTTCATTATCGCCCTGAAAACTTCGTTAACTGCATCTACTACTTGTGAGCGACTCCGGAAATTACGAGCAAGATCAATTCGTTTCCCACCTTCAATAGTGAAGGCTGATCCCGAACTATATTTCTTATATTTTTCTAGAAACAACTTCGGTTCTGCCAAGCGAAAACGATATATACTTTGCTTCACATCGCCAACCATAAATCGATTTCCGATGCTTTGATTTGCTATTAATCGTACAATCGTTTCCTGTACCATGTTCGTATCCTGATATTCATCTAACAATATCTCATCAAATTGCTGCTGGTAGTCCTTCGCAGCATCTGAAGGAATTAGTTGATCTGAAGTTGATTCTTTATCTAGTAAAATAGCTAGACTATAATGTTCCAAATCACCAAAATCAAGTAATCCTTTTGAGCGTTTCGTTGCATCAAATGCAGCACTAAAATCGTGAATTAGAGCTACCAATGCTTTCATTAGCGGGGCAAGTTCATTCAATTCTTCTAGAAATTGCTCTGCACTTCTTCCAAAGTAATCATTCGCAATCGATTGAATCGTATCTTTTCCTTGCTCACGATAATTTTTGGCACGATCTTGTATATCTTTATCATGATCTTTCCCACGTAAAGGTGCTAATTTATCAAATTGTACAGATGCAAAAATATCGGGCCACTCTCGCCAAGGCGATTGTTGTAATTGATGTTGCAACACTGTGACTACTGCAATATCAGCTTCAAAAGTTGATGCATACGCATACGGACCTGCAGGCAACTTAGTTAATAATAATGCTTGCTCAAAAGCACTTATCGCTCCTTCAAGTTTCAAATGCACATCATCAATAATTTGTTGTACCCAGCTACTACGTTCTAATTCGTCGATACTTGAAATGAGATACGGCTTCAATGTATCGTTAAGCCACTGTGCTGGCCAAGGATGAGATCGTGAGAAGAGATATAGCCGCTCAACGAGTTGAAATAGTGGATCATCACCTTTTTCTCCACCATAACTATTGACTAGCTTAAGAAAATCTCCGCCTCCCGCTCCATCCACACCACTATAACGTTGCTCAAATAGTTCATTCATTACATCAGCACGGATTAATTCTATCTCCGTCTCATTCGCTATACGAAAACCAGGATCAAGATCAATCAATGAATAATATTTGCGGATGACCTCCATACAGAAGGAATGCAACGTAGTGATCGATGATTTCCCCATTAACGCTAACTGCTTACGCAAATGATCTGAATCTGGCTCTTCTTCAAGTTTTTTCTCTAAAGCTATTTTCAGACGATCTTTCATCTCTGCTGCCGCCGCATGTGTGAACGTAGCTACGAGTAAGCGATCAACGTCAGTGTTAGAAGCGACTTTACGAATAATGCGTTCAACTAATACAGCTGTTTTTCCAGAACCAGCCGCCGCGGCTACTAATATATTCGATCCATCAGACACAATTGCTTCATATTGTTCATCTGTCCAGCGAGGTGCATTTGCTGATGATTGTCCACTCATTACCGTCACTCCCCTAACTCACGCCAAATCTCATCCTCGGAGGTTTTAGCTAATTTACGATATTGATTACCTTCAATTACTGGATCAAACTGACATACTGGTTTATAGTCGCAAAATTGACACGGTGTTCGGTCTGCTAACTGATATGGCTCTACAGATACAACACCTTCTTGAATTTCTTGACCTATGTTCTTTATTTTAGTTTTAACAAACCCACGTAACATATCCCACTGATCATGACTGACAACGGAAGCACTGCTATAGAAGCTATCATCTTTCTTCACTGCTACAGGCAGAATTTGCGAATATCCTGTTTCTAGCTCACTGTCCATCATACGAACAACAGTTGTATCAGCAGTCAATAAACCCTTCATCTTATAGCGTTTCAACATAAGATCATCTGCTTCTTCACTACTAATTCGATTTTTCACTTGCAATAGTGGGTTATGAACATGGAAATATAGCACTCCAGCAGGTGAAACTTTCTGTTTCAGCCAGCCTTCTCCATGAGTCATCAATACATCGAGATAGGTTAACATCTGAAGTGATAAACCATGTATAACTTCATCCAACTTCAAAGCCTTACTACTAGACTTATAATCTAACACACGAAGTAACAGGCCTTGATCACTCTCGGCAGCATCTATTCTGTCAATACGACCTACTATTTCTAACATATTGCCATTATCAAGTTGAACTTGCAGTGCAGGCATATTACCATTAGGACCAAAATCAACTTCTGTACCTACGGGGTTAAATTCAGCTCGTCCAGCGTGTTCCCCAAGCATAATTGCAGCTTGCATAACGATCTCTTTCAATTTGCGAGCAATGTAGCGGAATCGCTCACTACTTAGTAATATTTGCGATTGAAGTCTAGGTACAAGTTGATCAACGATAAGACTAACTTCTTGCTTCACCTTATCGTGAGACATTCTTCCCCAACTACTACCAAGTTGATTCGCTAATTTCCCGAGTGCTGCATGGAATAATTGTCCCATATCGGGTGCCTCTAGCCGATACTGCTTCCGTTCCTTCAGACGTAGTCCATAGATCGAGAAATGCTGGAATGGACACGATACGAATCGTTCGACACGTGATACACTCATCCGCATTTGCGAGCCATACAACCCTCTTGCTGTCTCTATTTGCAATGGCATTTCGATATTGTTAAATTGTAGTGAACGAAGCAACGCTGTTAATTTATGAGCATATTCAGGCCTGATAGCATACCAATTATATAGATCCCACCATAACGAAGGCAGTTTCTTTCCTTGTTTCCATTCACGAAGCATAACGATTAGATACGTCATCGCCGCATCTGGGTGAGCAAGAAAATTACGTTGCTCCTGTTCACTCATTCTCAAATGAGGTTCAATTGCAATATGTTGAACATTTATCATCGGAAATTGAGATCGTATTTGCCTGATAATCTCTGAGGGTAAAATACTTTTCCCCTCTTCGTCGGCTAACGGATAGCTTATCCATAACTTAGAAGAAGCTCTCGTTAATATTTGATAGATTAAAAAGCGCTCATCTAGTAATTTGCGGCGTGAACTAGGTGCCATCGCAAGACCATCTGTAACTAATTGTTCACGGTCTGCTTCGGACAATAATCCATCTTCTTGTAATCGCATCGGCAATACACCATCTGATGCTCCAATAATGTAGCAAGCCTTCACATTAGATAGACGAGTTCTTTCCATCGTTCCAATGACAACTTGATCCATTGATGGTGGAATGGATGCTAATTGCAAACTATCTAATCCAGCTTGAATCATTCCAGCAAATAATTCTGTTGAAACTTGCTCATCTCCAGCTAATTCGACGAGTTCATCTAATAGACCCATCACATTACCCCAGAGCTGTCGATGTGTACGAGCCATCATCAAGTTACCTCGCGCTTGCTCTTCATCACTCCAACGCTCTAATCGTTGTGCGACTTGTGCATCATCAAGTAGCTCATATAATGCTTGACACATCTGACGTACATTACTAGCTTTTGTTAACTTATCAGATAATTGCTCTAGTGGGGGCATAATACTCCCTCTAGCAGCCAAGGAAATGTCTAGTTCACGTTGTGCTTTATCCGAAATATGATAAGCAGTCTCTTCTTCTTCGTCGAGCGATATGGTAGCTAATGCTTTCCAGTAGTTGGTGTCGTTCCACTTCCAACCATTAATACCGGAAGCGAGCACATAGTTTTCTAGTATATCAAACCATTCCCTAGGTATGGTCTCATCTTGAGGGAATAGCATTTCCGTCTTAATGCAGCGGAACATCGCATCGTATTGCCATCCGTGAACGATACTTTCTAATGCAGAAGATATAAATTCTACAAAGGGATGATATAATGTTTTCTGCTTCTGATCCATAAAGAATGGAATTTGATATCGACGGAAAACAAGTTCAATATAGTCAGAATAACCATCTAAGTTACGAACTAAGACTGCCATATCGCGCCAACGATAACCATGTTCATGAACTTGAATTAACAATTGTCTTGCTATTTCTTCGATTTCAGCTCGCCGATTTGCCGAGGCTGCTAATTGAATAGCTGAATCCTGACTCCACTGCGTATTAGAAGGCTCATATACTTTGCGCTTACCATAATTTTTTTCCAAAAAAGCAAGTGCTTCTACATTTCCAAATCTAGAAACACCGGAAGATTGTAAAATGATCGACTCTTCAATTTCTATTCCATACTGCTCGGCTAATTGCGCAATCCTTTGATACGTCTCAGCTGTTTGATGGAATAAATTCAGTTCATCAATTGGTTCATCTATTCCAAATTCTCGATCAAGTGTTAATGCGATTGTCATATGTGCACTATTAGCCATAAGAGCACCTAACGCTTCATATTCAGTAGGTGTCAGACCATGAAAACCATCGACCCATACCCTACAACCCTTTAATGAACTTGCATGCGGGAGACCCTGTACCATGTAAGATAAGTAATCTTCCGAGTCAACATACTTGTGATGTAGTTCTTGCTCCATATATCGATAGAGCAATCCCATATCATGAAGTTTCTTCTGCAGTAGTTGCGAATATTCAGATTTATCCGTTTGAATTAATTGCTGTACTTGCTCCGCGGAAACACCATATCGTTTCCATTCCGTAATCATATTAACAAGTCTCTCGATAAAACCTGCTTGATCTTCACTATTTTTGAATAATTGAAGCTCCGAGGCATATCGATTAACTAATTTGTATAGAAGCATATGCTTCCCGGTCTCAGTAATGGGAACAAGCGCAGTACCACCTGTTTCTTGCATAACTCGAAATGCTAGTCGACGAAAACTAAGAGCCTGCGCTCGTAGCATCCCTTGCGGTTCACCCTGATCTATTAATTCATACTCCATTTGGAATGATGCTTGCTCTGGTGTCAGTAAAATGAGGGGAGAACCGAGTGGATCGCTCTTTAATTCATTTCTTATTTGTTCTAAGCAGTAATGTGTTTTACCGCTTCCTGCTCGACCGAGGATAAATCTAACAGACATTCTCTCTCCTCCTTCCTTTATAGGTAGTTCAAAAAACGGACTTTGATAACGATGATTGTTCTAACGTAGATTACTCGGCATCGCATCTGAAGCGAACTTGGAAAGTACGGTTCGCGTGTACCAAACATGTACACTTACGCTTCCGCCTTCCTCAAGTAACGCTTCACCTGCTCGATTCTGAAAGCCCGCTTTTTGAACTTTTACTGTAATAGTAGTTCAAAAACGGACTTTGATAACGATGATTATGCTAACGTTGCTTAGTCTGCATCGCATCTGAAAGCCCACATTTAAACCTTTATTTAATATTAATTACGTTTTGAAGTTACTTCGAAGATTGCAAATTTTAAATAATGACTTTCATTGACCCCTAAAATTAGTGGGTGATCCTTGCCTGCTGCACGCCATTCTACTAGGCGTAGTACTTTACCCGCATCTTTTGCTGCTTCTTGAATCGCTTCAAGGAACAGTTCGGGTCTCATATGGTATGAACAACTAGCGGTCACAAGATATCCACCTTCATTGACAAGCTTAAGTCCTTGTAAATTAATATCTTTATATCCACGCTTCGCTCCTTCAACGGCCGAACGGGTTTTTGCAAATGCCGGCGGGTCAAGTATAACTACATCCCATGAACGACCTTCATTTTCAAGTTTTTTAGATGTATCAACGCCGCCATTAGCGCGTT includes:
- the addB gene encoding helicase-exonuclease AddAB subunit AddB, whose product is MSVRFILGRAGSGKTHYCLEQIRNELKSDPLGSPLILLTPEQASFQMEYELIDQGEPQGMLRAQALSFRRLAFRVMQETGGTALVPITETGKHMLLYKLVNRYASELQLFKNSEDQAGFIERLVNMITEWKRYGVSAEQVQQLIQTDKSEYSQLLQKKLHDMGLLYRYMEQELHHKYVDSEDYLSYMVQGLPHASSLKGCRVWVDGFHGLTPTEYEALGALMANSAHMTIALTLDREFGIDEPIDELNLFHQTAETYQRIAQLAEQYGIEIEESIILQSSGVSRFGNVEALAFLEKNYGKRKVYEPSNTQWSQDSAIQLAASANRRAEIEEIARQLLIQVHEHGYRWRDMAVLVRNLDGYSDYIELVFRRYQIPFFMDQKQKTLYHPFVEFISSALESIVHGWQYDAMFRCIKTEMLFPQDETIPREWFDILENYVLASGINGWKWNDTNYWKALATISLDEEEETAYHISDKAQRELDISLAARGSIMPPLEQLSDKLTKASNVRQMCQALYELLDDAQVAQRLERWSDEEQARGNLMMARTHRQLWGNVMGLLDELVELAGDEQVSTELFAGMIQAGLDSLQLASIPPSMDQVVIGTMERTRLSNVKACYIIGASDGVLPMRLQEDGLLSEADREQLVTDGLAMAPSSRRKLLDERFLIYQILTRASSKLWISYPLADEEGKSILPSEIIRQIRSQFPMINVQHIAIEPHLRMSEQEQRNFLAHPDAAMTYLIVMLREWKQGKKLPSLWWDLYNWYAIRPEYAHKLTALLRSLQFNNIEMPLQIETARGLYGSQMRMSVSRVERFVSCPFQHFSIYGLRLKERKQYRLEAPDMGQLFHAALGKLANQLGSSWGRMSHDKVKQEVSLIVDQLVPRLQSQILLSSERFRYIARKLKEIVMQAAIMLGEHAGRAEFNPVGTEVDFGPNGNMPALQVQLDNGNMLEIVGRIDRIDAAESDQGLLLRVLDYKSSSKALKLDEVIHGLSLQMLTYLDVLMTHGEGWLKQKVSPAGVLYFHVHNPLLQVKNRISSEEADDLMLKRYKMKGLLTADTTVVRMMDSELETGYSQILPVAVKKDDSFYSSASVVSHDQWDMLRGFVKTKIKNIGQEIQEGVVSVEPYQLADRTPCQFCDYKPVCQFDPVIEGNQYRKLAKTSEDEIWRELGE